One part of the Ornithodoros turicata isolate Travis chromosome 2, ASM3712646v1, whole genome shotgun sequence genome encodes these proteins:
- the LOC135384208 gene encoding uncharacterized protein LOC135384208 — translation MMLLLAVMVSVSWSLATGLPYGHEEVFTTIEGIVESFSISLLLRAPENQAEIADGSVANNSLISERASYSYDIRSVPQGCRWNPSNKCTLDGQCGASCHCEKPRRVDDWHCAKGGHSPG, via the exons ATGATGCTTCTACTGGCAGTCATGGTCTCGGTGTCATGGTCCCTTGCAACAGGGTTACCTTATGGGCATGAAGAAGTCTTCACAACCATCGAGGGAATCGTCGAATCCTTTTCAATATCGTTGCTGTTAAG AGCACCAGAAAACCAGGCTGAAATTGCAGATGGTTCAGTTGCGAATAACTCTCTCATCTCGGAAAGGGCCAGTTACAGTTACGACATTAGAAGCGTTCCTCAAGGATGTAGGTGGAACCCAAGTAACAAG TGTACCCTAGACGGACAATGTGGCGCGAGCTGTCACTGCGAGAAACCAAGAAGGGTCGACGACTGGCATTGTGCCAAAGGCGGTCATTCGCCTGGCTAA